Proteins from one Cryptomeria japonica chromosome 4, Sugi_1.0, whole genome shotgun sequence genomic window:
- the LOC131045402 gene encoding U-box domain-containing protein 33, whose translation MTTPVINRGTVQVETLPAIEEIVKEECSPPLPAQKIYVAVGKDLSESASALKWKLQNLDKREETLIILLHIRLALRYIPLPLGSIPLNQVREDVVEAYKKDEEKEINNCMNKYLDMCTTDKVKAERLIIEKEEVSKGIVEVVSERGITKLVMGTSSAGNAISKKGKAYYVQRRAGESCVVSIVCKGKLVLLKEGSPGRKSKSKRSPLPDWLRKRTVASIVEPSPNDFSRSVSSPANFRSDLNSSNLTPSNFQRDSMAAGNEKVDDLEITSAIDEFCSDLEAADRPKIDVDQAYNVEHGPTESREANTDAEVLQIQLTEALIAVVNANKELQNETLRRKKAEAAAIDSIHKYKNLEAAYKEIAKEKEEATSRLKLYEQKCQDLTRRRNEVEEEVQKMKEKLTSLRTDVNEYYREWQEAIQEVESIRQKLAAWKEQQNRILQQKDTEIRHLQIRMLRMPPVEIPISSSSSNNLEFREYSFDDIKAATCNFSDNFKLGEGGYGDVYRGKIKQTAVAVKILREDGLQGPQEFQSEIDIFKDIQHPHLVRIVGACSERSCIIYEYMSNGCLEDHLSCKGSSPPLPWYARFRIAAEVCSALQYLHSFMPDPIVHRDLNPQNILLDENYVSKISDFGLSRLLSKDLHSESELKGTFSYLAPEYRTNGEYSTKSDVYSLGIVILQLLTGKPAPGLVKEVERALQSSNFDKILDPSAGDWPFVHANQLAYLALHCTHPERKKRPDLQPTVMKMLNQLRNMFPETNLGRPFESGQKSGKATEEIHVPSFFLCPILQEIMHDPNIAADGFTYEKEAIQGWFDCGRDTSPMTNEKLGSKNLIANFSLRSAIRRWQERGDFL comes from the exons ATGACAACTCCAGTGATAAACCGAGGGACTGTTCAGGTTGAAACATTGCCTGCAATTGAAGAAATAGTCAAAGAAGAATGTTCTCCTCCTCTTCCTGCTCAGAAAATATACGTTGCCGTTGGAAAAGACTTGTCTGAGAGCGCCTCTGCTCTCAAATGGAAGCTGCAAAATTTGGATAAAAGGGAAGAAACCCTAATAATTCTCCTTCATATTCGTCTTGCACTTCGCTACATTCCATTACCTT TGGGGAGCATTCCATTGAACCAAGTAAGAGAGGATGTCGTAGAAGCTtacaagaaggatgaagagaaggagATCAACAATTGCATGAATAAATACTTGGATATGTGTACCACAGACAAG GTCAAAGCTGAACGTTTGATTATTGAAAAGGAGGAGGTTTCCAAAGGGATTGTCGAAGTGGTTTCAGAGCGAGGTATCACCAAACTTGTCATGGGAACATCTTCAGCCGGCAACGCCATTTCTAA GAAGGGGAAAGCATACTACGTTCAAAGGCGTGCGGGAGAGTCGTGCGTCGTTTCCATTGTATGCAAGGGAAAGCTCGTGCTACTCAAGGAAGGATCTCCTG GTCGGAAATCGAAGAGCAAGAGAAGTCCTTTGCCCGATTGGCTGAGGAAACGAACCGTAGCATCCATTGTTGAACCTTCACCAAATGATTTTAGCCGATCGGTTTCTTCACCAGCAAACTTCAGATCGGATCTGAACAGCAGTAATCTAACTCCGTCGAATTTTCAGCGAGATTCTATGGCTGCTGGGAACGAAAAAGTGGACGACTTGGAAATAACGTCCGCGATTGATGAATTTTGTTCGGATTTGGAAGCGGCAGACAGGCCAAAAATAGATGTTGATCAAGCTTACAATGTGGAGCATGGGCCTACAGAATCTCGA GAAGCGAATACAGATGCCGAAGTCCTGCAAATTCAGCTTACAGAAGCATTGATAGCGGTCGTCAATGCGAATAAGGAACTACAAAATGAGACTCTGAGACGCAAGAAAGCAGAGGCGGCTGCAATAGATTCGATTCACAAG TACAAAAATCTTGAAGCCGCCTACAAAGAAATagccaaagagaaagaggaggCAACCTCGCGTTTAAAGCTTTATGAACAAAAATGCCAAGATCTTACAAGGCGACGAAATGAAGTCGAAGAAGAAGTTCAAAAAATGAAGGAGAAGCTGACATCACTTAGGACAGATGTGAACGAATACTACCGTGAGTGGCAGGAAGCCATTCAGGAGGTCGAATCAATAAGGCAAAAGCTCGCCGCCTGGAAGGAGCAACAGAATCGAATTTTACAACAAAAGGACACTGAAATTCGACACCTTCAGATTCGCATGCTTAGAATGCCCCCAGTCGAAATCCCGATATCTTCGTCGTCCTCTAATAACCTTGAATTCCGGGAATATTCTTTCGACGACATAAAAGCAGCAACCTGCAATTTCTCCGACAATTTCAAACTTGGAGAAGGCGGCTATGGCGATGTGTACAGAGGCAAAATAAAACAAACAGCGGTTGCAGTCAAAATCCTCAGGGAAGACGGTTTGCAGGGTCCGCAGGAGTTCCAAAGCGAG ATCGATATTTTCAAGGACATCCAGCATCCGCATTTGGTACGGATTGTGGGAGCCTGTTCTGAGCGAAGTTGTATAATATACGAATATATGTCCAACGGATGCCTTGAAGATCACCTCAGCTGCAAAGGCTCCTCTCCACCCCTCCCTTGGTACGCCAGATTCCGTATCGCCGCCGAAGTATGCTCCGCTTTACAGTATCTGCACAGTTTTATGCCTGATCCAATCGTCCACCGCGATCTGAATCCCCAAAATATACTCCTTGACGAGAATTATGTAAGCAAAATAAGCGACTTCGGCTTATCTCGTCTTTTGTCAAAAGATCTACACTCAGAATCAGAACTAAAAGGCACATTTTCATATCTTGCTCCAGAATATCGAACAAACGGTGAATACTCTACCAAATCTGACGTTTACAGCCTCGGAATTGTCATTCTTCAGCTTCTCACCGGAAAACCGGCACCAGGACTCGTCAAAGAGGTAGAACGTGCCTTACAAAGTTCAAACTTTGACAAAATTTTGGATCCTTCAGCCGGGGATTGGCCATTTGTGCATGCTAATCAACTAGCTTATCTTGCCTTACACTGCACGCATCCGGAGAGAAAGAAGAGGCCCGACCTTCAACCGACTGTGATGAAAATGCTGAATCAGCTTCGTAACATGTTCCCTGAAACAAATCTTGGCAGGCCCTTTGAAAGTGGGCAAAAGTCGGGGAAAGCGACTGAAGAAATTCATGTTCCTAGCTTCTTCCTCTGCCCAATCTTGCAG GAGATTATGCACGATCCTAACATTGCTGCAGATGGGTTTACATACGAGAAAGAGGCGATCCAAGGATGGTTTGACTGTGGACGTGACACATCTCCCATGACAAATGAAAAACTTGGGAGTAAGAATCTGATCGCAAACTTTTCTCTGAGGTCTGCCATTCGACGGTGGCAAGAAAGAGGCGATTTCTTGTAG